In one Magallana gigas chromosome 9, xbMagGiga1.1, whole genome shotgun sequence genomic region, the following are encoded:
- the LOC105328209 gene encoding 5-methylcytosine rRNA methyltransferase NSUN4 has product MFPLYMRIISTGAVFTYARYSCLCLQCPCKQVDYIQRRGYKKKWAKNEGSKPHTVHALNHMEAFYKPVFKERWPSIRISLLTTSKYCALLNNYNSENEKVEKYLTDLGTYNVMEKAKLARAKYLEKENQQIVTEQSSLPLESLIDFPKRLPHSEVDENDDVNDDDEDVKEEIQPVVGKNTSLYDFIPTKRVYTDKELLQQHIARVATFDDSLLEVPVKVIQEQVPELPEDLKFFVYPKGDISKFPNPKMKHGNLLGYYMMDAASLLPVIALDLQENDSVLDLCAAPGGKTLAMLQTLKTENLTCIDESWSRLSRLKDISKWYIGETPSSMSVSKTDGKLLEDPFYNKVLVDVPCNTDRHVLISEDNNLFKPGRMEERLELPTEQMELLVAGIKSCKPGGTVVYSTCTLSPAQNDGVVHAAMDHLWKETDIDTVVIDISYLRPIFKDIFTFFPKTKYGQLVLPTLSSNFGPMYICKIKRIR; this is encoded by the exons ATGTTTCCACTATATATGAGAATTATATCTACAGGAGCAGTGTTTACATATGCCAGATACTCTTGTTTATGCCTACAATGTCCCTGTAAACAAGTTGACTACATTCAGCGACGTGGTTACAAGAAAAAGTGG GCTAAAAATGAGGGAAGCAAACCACATACAGTGCATGCACTGAATCACATGGAAGCATTTTATAAACCTGTATTCAAGGAGCGATGGCCATCAATCAGGATTTCTCTGTTGACAACATCAAAGTACTGTGCATTATTAAACAACTATAACagtgaaaatgaaaaagttgaaaaatatctGACTGATCTAGGGACCTATAATGTGATGGAGAAAGCAAAACTGGCTCGAgcaaaatatttagagaaagAGAACCAGCAAATTGTCACTGAACAAAGTTCATTGCCATTAGAGAGTTTAATAGATTTCCCAAAAAGACTTCCTCACTCAGAAGTAGATGAAAATGATGATGTCAATGATGACGATGAAGATGTAAAAGAAGAAATTCAACCTGTCGTGGGAAAAAACACTAGTTTGTATGATTTCATACCAACTAAAAGAGTATACACTGACAAAGAGCTACTACAGCAGCACATAGCTAGGGTGGCCACTTTTGACGACAGCCTGCTTGAGGTGCCCGTGAAGGTGATACAAGAACAGGTACCAGAGCTTCCTGAAGATCTTAAATTCTTTGTATATCCCAAGGGAGACATTTCCAAATTTCCAAACCCCAAAATGAAGCATGGAAATCTCCTAG GCTACTACATGATGGACGCTGCTTCTTTGCTTCCTGTGATTGCCCTTGACCTTCAGGAAAACGATTCTGTTCTTGACCTTTGTGCAGCACCAGGGGGAAAAACTCTGGCAATGCTACAGACTCTAAAGACAG AAAACCTTACTTGTATTGATGAATCATGGAGTCGCTTGAGCAGATTAAAGGACATTTCAAAGTGGTACATTGGAGAAACCCCATCCTCCATGTCGGTATCCAAGACAGATGGCAAACTTTTAGAGGACCCATTTTACAATAAG GTCCTGGTGGATGTCCCTTGTAATACAGACAGACACGTGTTAATCAGTGAAGACAACAATCTGTTCAAGCCAGGTCGAATGGAAGAAAGACTCGAGTTGCCAACAGAGCAAATGGAACTGCTTGT AGCTGGAATCAAGTCCTGCAAGCCAGGAGGGACCGTCGTGTACTCCACTTGTACACTCTCTCCTGCCCAGAATGATGGCGTCGTTCACGCAGCGATGGACCATTTATGGAAAGAAACTGACATTGACACTGTTGTTATAGATATTAGCTACCTCAGGCCGatattcaaagatatttttaccTTCTTCCCAAAGACAAAATATGGGCAGCTTGTACTTCCTACTCTGTCTTCCAATTTTGGACccatgtacatttgtaaaataaagCGCATCAGATAA
- the LOC105328208 gene encoding uncharacterized protein — translation MQGMYSTRSPAVKRLMKEAQELSEATEQYYAQPLEDNLFEWHFTIRGPSDTDFSGGIYHGRIVLPPEYPMKPPSIILLTPNGRFETNKKICLSISGHHPESWQPSWSIRTALLAIIGFMPTHGAGAIGSLDYPPEERKKLANRSKEWKCPTCGIINYILKPMTEESEESKKTSEEAKELASQINFQAEKKPGDNVTAANQETTPSSPTNDQTQSNPQSPTNFANPVFNNGFPFPPPMMGMPNFPSFLPFQMPPGGGGGNATVPRFPPPPPFIPGMFPPGPQNTFMQQWQMNPFMMGRFPVPPSMMFPGQMPPSPLSQPTTNSPPQATQASTQIPQPQPLATKPPTSTQSVRPQTAPSSSEPTKVENITSTSSSANNESSEGMDSTASPDISPPGSENSNQEPQKSSPSIQSSTDTSSSQPQQSTNVPTGQRSNEGLRQRLVEDDGINVQYRAPVGRVGQSAEIVDHQHRRSGLSVANLMVFFIGLAIAILLIRRFFLSRNWKFYYGV, via the exons ATGCAGGGCATGTACAGTACCAGAAGTCCAg CTGTGAAGAGGCTCATGAAGGAGGCCCAGGAACTGAGTGAGGCAACAGAGCAGTATTATGCACAACCTCTAGAG GACAATCTATTTGAGTGGCACTTTACAATAAGAGGACCCTCTGACACAGACTTCAGCGGGGGCATTTATCATGGGAGGATTGTTCTACCCCCAGAGTACCCAATGAAGCCCCCGAGTATTATACTTCTCACA ccgAATGGTAGATTTGagaccaataaaaaaatatgccttAGTATTTCTGGGCATCATCCAGAGTCTTGGCAGCCATCTTGGTCTA TTCGCACTGCATTGCTGGCTATAATTGGTTTCATGCCAACCCACGGTGCTGGAGCTATTGGGTCCTTGGATTATCCTCCAGAGGAAAGGAAGAAACTGGCCAATAG GAGCAAAGAGTGGAAGTGCCCCACATGTGGAATCATAAACTATATCCTGAAGCCAATGACTGAAGAGTCTGAAGAATCCAAAAAGACTTCAGAGGAGGCAAAGGAACTGGCCAGTCAGATCAATTTCCAG GCCGAGAAAAAACCCGGTGACAATGTAACAGCAGCTAACCAGGAGACAACCCCTTCATCACCGACCAATGATCAAACTCAGTCAAATCCACAATCACCAACTAACTTTGCTAACCCTGTGTTCAACAATGGATTTCCTTTTCCACCTCCCATGATGGGAATGCCTAATTTTCCCAGTTTTCTCCCCTTTCAGATGCCCCCAGGAGGAGGAGGGGGAAATGCCACTGTACCCAGATTTCCCCCACCTCCCCCTTTTATACCAGGAATGTTTCCCCCAGGGCCACAGAATACTTTCATGCAGCAATGGCAAATGAATCCCTTTATGATGGGTCGGTTTCCTGTTCCACCCTCAATGATGTTTCCAGGACAAATGCCTCCATCGCCACTCTCTCAGCCCACGACTAATTCTCCACCACAAGCAACACAAGCTAGTACACAAATACCACAACCACAACCCCTAGCTACCAAACCGCCAACAAGTACCCAATCTGTACGACCTCAGACTGCACCATCAAGCTCCGAACCCACAAAAGTGGAAAACATCACCTCAACATCTTCTTCAGCAAATAATGAATCCAGTGAGGGTATGGATTCAACCGCTTCTCCTGACATTTCTCCTCCAGGATCTGAAAATTCCAATCAAGAACCTCAGAAATCCTCACCTTCTATCCAGTCAAGTACAGACACATCCTCTTCACAGCCACAGCAATCGACCAATGTTCCtacaggtcaaaggtcaaatgaGGGACTAAGACAGAGGCTGGTGGAGGATGATGGGATTAATGTGCAGTATAGGGCACCGGTAGGTAGAGTGGGTCAGAGCGCCGAGATCGTTGACCATCAACACAGACGATCAGGCCTAAGTGTGGCTAACCTGATGGTGTTCTTCATCGGACTAGCCATCGCCATTCTTCTGATCAGACGATTCTTCTTGTCTCGTAACTGGAAGTTTTACTATGGTGTGTGA
- the LOC117692171 gene encoding tripartite motif-containing protein 3-like yields the protein MKIKCIMSEIEQSISELKKLLNCNEYSLFSAYKSRIVGFSRLPPKLTVSVPSFITHKINKEQIYQQIGFLSASPINTEELGFTKDSLGAESSPPERSFIDEPQIISDISTEYSESDVIGVSCLSDDELWTCGLGSVMRLYNPRGDLVKSIKTKSGKLPCDIASTQSCELVYTDSDERTVKIVKNKTFKIKTVVRLRGWAPLYVCSTSSGDLLVVITNDDKKQVKVVRYSGSTEKQTIQYNDKGQPLYSSDDYLKHISENKNLDICVSDHAACAVVVVNQAGKLRFTYTGPPSTTKGSFGPVGITTDSQGRILTADLFNDRIHILDQDGQFLRYIDYRHLRAPWCLCVDTKDNLIVTEFKRSKIKKIKYYM from the coding sequence ATgaaaatcaaatgcattatgTCTGAAATCGAACAAAGCATATCTGAACTGAAGAAATTACTAAACTGTAATGAGTACAGCCTTTTCTCAGCCTACAAATCTAGGATTGTAGGATTCAGCAGATTGCCACCTAAGCTCACGGTTTCCGTACCAAGTTTCATCACTCATAAGATTAACAAAGAACAGATTTATCAGCAGATCGGGTTTCTGTCAGCGTCACCTATCAATACAGAAGAACTTGGCTTCACAAAGGATTCTCTTGGAGCAGAGTCCTCTCCTCCGGAGAGATCCTTCATTGACGAACCACAAATCATCTCAGATATAAGCACAGAGTATTCAGAATCTGATGTAATCggtgtgtcctgtctgagtgacGACGAACTGTGGACGTGTGGTCTGGGCAGTGTGATGAGACTCTACAATCCCCGAGGAGATCTAGTAAAGTCCATCAAAACCAAGTCGGGGAAACTGCCATGTGACATAGCATCGACTCAGAGTTGTGAGTTAGTTTATACTGATTCTGATGAACGCactgtaaaaattgtgaagAATAAAACCTTTAAGATAAAGACTGTGGTCAGACTACGAGGGTGGGCACCTCTCTATGTCTGCAGTACCTCCTCCGGTGACCTCCTAGTTGTCATAACCAATGATGACAAGAAACAAGTAAAAGTTGTGCGATACTCTGgttccacagagaaacaaaccatTCAGTACAATGACAAAGGACAGCCTCTCTATTCCTCGGATGATTACCTTAAACACATAAGTGAGAACAAAAACCTAGATATATGTGTATCTGACCATGCAGCctgtgcagtagtggtggtcaatcaggccgggaaactccggtttacatACAccggtcctccctctactaccaaaGGATCATTTGGTCCTGTCGGTATTACTACAGatagccagggtcggatcctgacagcagacctATTCAAcgaccgtatccacatcctggatcaggacggacagttcctccgctacattgactaCCGTCATTTACGTGCTCCATGgtgtttatgtgtggacacgaAAGACAACCTTATTGTGACTGAGTTTAAAAgaagtaaaataaagaaaatcaaatattacatgtaa
- the LOC105328206 gene encoding copine-9 gives MSTVFNTGLGHLAGSKIEILISCTNLADLDDFTKSDPMCVLFVRQFGQWKEYDRTEAIRNTLNPQFVKSFVLEFEPGMNQQLMFSVYDIDSRSQDLKHHDYVGAVEDHLHNLIDGDQLIKTTNKNLRVPGHAKSRGLISITTEVMKESRNKVSVHVGGHKLDKKGVLSLNKPDSFFQISRCIDGMTGTTYHPVYRTETALKSTSPRWRPFEINLQPLCNSDWDRGIQFSVWHFSGNDYHMIGRKNTTLREMSKEEGNGSFIQIYLSSPKKETKNKKNTVSGSLRFFQFKIDMQYSLFDFIRGGLQIQPVVAIDFTASNGAIDEELSLHCVNNTRENQYMDAMDTLGAMISQYSSEQQIALYGFGAKWKHKKKVSHCFPLVKEVFVKGIKSAIGQYEDVLPSLHFSGPTQLAPMLEKAAALAESQNMSQNKQVYTVLLVITDGVINDINRTLRRLIAISHLPLSVVFIGVGPADFTLMEQFHIGLDTPLQNKKTHEVAVRANTHFVAFRKENINTGGNAALAKEAMAALSTQIVQYMKKNNLIPNKPKLIRSDILESFSDDQAPKLLPHSTSRTSLISVKTAGPSCPTCGAHIEPGSQLFSDVINTCVT, from the exons ATGTCAACGGTATTCAACACAGGTCTCGGCCATTTGGCTGGAAGTAAAATAGAAATCCTGATCAGCTGCACCAATTTGGCGGATCTGGACGATTTCACGAAGTCCGACCCGATGTGTGTGCTGTTTGTCCGACAGTTCGGACAGTGGAAGGAGTATGACAGAACAGAGGCAATTAGAAACACACTGAACCCTCAG tttgttaaaaGCTTTGTTTTGGAGTTTGAGCCTGGTATGAACCAACAACTGATGTTTTCTGTGTACGATATTGACAGCAG ATCCCAGGACCTTAAACACCACGACTATGTAGGAGCCGTAGAGGACCACCTTCATAACCTCATTGATGGGGACCAGCTAATCAAAACCACCAATAAAAATCTCCGAGTTCCGG GTCATGCCAAAAGTAGAGGTCTAATCAGCATTACGACCGAAGTCATGAAGGAGTCTCGGAATAAAGTGTCCGTACATGTCGGGGGCCACAAACTGGACAAAAAAGGTGTACTGTCCCTAAATAAG CCGGACTCCTTCTTCCAAATTTCCCGGTGCATAGACGGTATGACGGGGACGACTTACCACCCCGTGTATCGAACAGAAACCGCCCTCAAATCGACCAGCCCCAG ATGGCGACCGTTTGAGATAAACCTTCAACCTTTGTGCAATAGTGATTGGGATAGGGGAATTCAGTTCTCTGTCTGGCATTTTAG TGGCAATGATTATCACATGATTGGACGCAAAAACACGACCCTGAGAGAAATGAGCAAAGAAGAAGG gaATGGAAGTTTCATTCAGATTTACCTTTCAAGTCCAAAGAaagaaactaaaaataaaaagaataccGTATCCGGATCCCTTAGGTTCTTCCAGTTCAA AATAGATATGCAATATTCCCTGTTTGACTTCATAAGAGGGGGGCTGCAAATCCAACCCGTAGTTGCAATAGATTTCACG GCTTCCAATGGTGCAATTGATGAAGAGTTATCACTCCACTGTGTTAACAACACGAGA GAGAACCAATACATGGATGCCATGGACACTCTGGGTGCCATGATATCTCAGTATAGCTCAGAACAACAGATAGCATTGTACGGCTTTGGAGCTAAGTGgaaacacaaaaagaaagtgTCCCACTGTTTCCCTCTCGTTAAAGAAGTTTTTGTCAAAGGAATCAAG aGTGCCATCGGTCAGTACGAGGACGTTCTTCCTTCACTGCACTTTTCGGGCCCCACTCAGTTGGCTCCTATGTTAGAGAAGGCAGCCGCTTTAGCAGAATCTCAGAATATGTCTCAAAACAAGCAGGTGTACACTGTGTTACTGGTGATTACA GATGGTGTCATCAATGATATCAATAGAACTCTAAGGAGGCTTATCGCCATCAGTCATCTGCCCTTGTCTGTTGTATTCATTGGTGTTGGTCCAGCGGACTTCACTCTCATG GAACAATTTCATATTGGTTTAGACACACCTTTACAAAACAAGAAGACACATGAAGTAGCTGTTCGGGCAAACACACACTTTGTAGCTTTTCGCAAGGAAAATATTAACACAGGAGGAAACGCAGCCCTA GCAAAGGAAGCAATGGCAGCTTTATCCACTCAGATTGTTCAATACATGAAGAAAAACAACCTCATCCCAAACAAACCCAAGCTGATACGCAGTGACATACTGGAGTCTTTCAGTGATGACCAAGCTCCTAAACTACTACCGCACTCGACGTCTAGAACTAGCTTAATATCTGTCAAAACAGCAG GACCTTCTTGTCCAACCTGTGGAGCTCATATAGAACCAGGATCCCAGTTATTTAGTGACGTAATTAACACTTGTGTTACATGA